One window from the genome of Haloprofundus halobius encodes:
- a CDS encoding LEA type 2 family protein yields MDPSGVVRRALGSRSGVVAAGLVFLVVLLAAASVLGFAGAPEVTEVSNRIVDVDDETTTIETNITVRNPNPLGVSVDGAIIDYGVRMNDVSMASNRREGVHVGRGNSTLTFRTEMRNERISEWWVTHVRNDERTTLRVDADAGYRGVNATFEGPTVEREIRTDVVSAFNSTETRRVNASQPFVADPVLYVNETSGEWGTVNESATPIDTAFVVYNPNPVPVTLSELSYEIRMNDVRVGQGSTNREYVVGPGETQRIRTTAVIENDRLDEWWVTHVRRGEVTTLTIDFAAVVRLPGGVQVDLPLHDVQYSQEIRTDIFGTETTVESADANESSGTETAGNGTATEGEPTTDGETTDGETTDGALVAGDESTPVEEVDGGLFGADSPNLHLPTTFLPRPFVYPVHATEYPLSWSSSSPAMRTPSR; encoded by the coding sequence ATGGACCCGAGCGGTGTCGTCCGCCGCGCGCTGGGGAGTCGGTCGGGGGTTGTCGCCGCCGGTCTCGTCTTCCTCGTCGTCCTCCTCGCGGCCGCCTCCGTGCTCGGATTCGCCGGTGCGCCGGAGGTGACGGAGGTCAGTAACCGAATCGTCGACGTCGACGACGAGACGACGACCATCGAGACGAACATCACCGTTCGAAACCCGAACCCTCTCGGCGTCAGCGTCGACGGCGCGATAATCGACTACGGCGTTCGCATGAACGACGTGTCGATGGCCTCGAACCGCAGGGAAGGAGTTCACGTCGGCCGCGGCAACTCGACGCTCACGTTCCGGACGGAGATGCGAAACGAGCGAATCTCGGAGTGGTGGGTCACCCACGTCCGAAACGACGAGCGAACGACGCTCCGCGTCGACGCCGACGCCGGCTATCGCGGCGTCAACGCCACCTTCGAAGGGCCGACCGTAGAGCGCGAGATTCGGACGGACGTCGTCTCGGCGTTCAACTCGACGGAGACGCGACGGGTCAACGCGAGTCAACCGTTCGTCGCCGATCCCGTGCTCTACGTCAACGAGACGAGCGGCGAGTGGGGCACGGTCAACGAGTCGGCGACGCCCATCGACACCGCGTTCGTCGTCTACAACCCCAACCCGGTGCCGGTGACGCTGAGCGAACTCAGCTACGAGATTCGGATGAACGACGTCCGCGTCGGTCAGGGCTCGACGAACCGCGAGTACGTCGTCGGCCCCGGGGAGACCCAGCGGATACGGACGACGGCGGTCATCGAGAACGACCGTCTCGACGAGTGGTGGGTCACCCACGTCCGCCGCGGCGAGGTGACGACGCTCACCATCGACTTCGCCGCCGTCGTCCGCCTCCCCGGCGGAGTGCAAGTCGACCTACCGCTGCACGACGTGCAGTACTCTCAGGAGATTCGAACCGACATCTTCGGCACCGAGACGACCGTCGAGAGCGCGGACGCGAACGAGTCGAGTGGAACCGAGACAGCCGGAAACGGAACCGCGACAGAGGGCGAACCGACGACCGATGGCGAGACGACCGACGGCGAGACGACCGACGGCGCTCTCGTCGCAGGAGACGAATCGACCCCGGTCGAGGAGGTCGACGGCGGACTGTTCGGCGCCGACTCGCCAAACCTGCACCTGCCGACAACGTTTTTACCCCGTCCGTTCGTGTACCCTGTACATGCAACGGAGTACCCACTCTCCTGGTCGAGTTCTTCTCCCGCGATGAGAACGCCGTCACGGTGA
- a CDS encoding histidine kinase N-terminal 7TM domain-containing protein, whose protein sequence is MVTLTAPIALLLLSGAVCSLVAAVVLSGADDFSPLIRYPFAALSATGAVWAVSYAALLSTPTRAGMLPWFRLVLVCAALVSTLWFVFVLAYAGYDRLLTRELSAALAVEPLVVVGFTATGHGLVGDTVVESAVGYTTLTLVPGPLYAVHVLYSFVLNAAALALLARLFVRSEGKYRKQIVVLVLAGLIPLASALPAVLGSGSPLDFTPMTFWLNNGLILLALLRYRLLDAVPDAHTHLFERLDDGIVILGPESRVVEMNRTACSALGFEHAPVGVSVSDALPRAPAVCALLDGDEDHVELVVDEGTDRRILDTTAADGPNGSTIVVLRDITERRHAERQFRALIENSHDIVVVLDAAAEFEYVSPSMETVMGYDPDEHVGESPFDYIHPDDREQAMSILQSAMVSGTPERAEYRYRHADGSWRTFEAVGVSLLDDPAVEGIVISARDVTDRHQYEQRLRVLNRVLRHDLRNDMNVVLGYADLLHEDPSTPEVRKYAQKIHDRAASLADLADRTRFVDRTLNRAREEFGAVDVARLVDEELAAARRTHPDSTFSASAPGERWIRGDDRIRVAVGNLLENAVEHSDRQSPTVDVSVDTVVDDGGTVVEISVADDGPGIPDEERSVLESGVETPLEHGSGVGLWLASWIATEVDGELRFAENDPRGTVATLCLRGATPESEEHEESEGDDENEESEETVGSASQSGN, encoded by the coding sequence ATGGTCACTCTCACCGCCCCCATCGCGCTCCTGCTGCTCTCAGGAGCCGTGTGTTCGCTCGTCGCCGCCGTGGTCCTCAGCGGAGCGGACGACTTCTCGCCGTTGATTCGGTACCCGTTCGCGGCGCTGTCGGCGACGGGGGCCGTCTGGGCCGTCTCGTACGCGGCGCTGCTATCGACGCCGACGCGGGCCGGGATGCTGCCGTGGTTCCGCCTCGTCCTCGTCTGTGCGGCGCTCGTCTCGACGCTCTGGTTCGTTTTCGTTCTCGCCTACGCGGGGTACGACCGGCTCCTAACGCGCGAACTCTCCGCTGCGCTCGCGGTCGAACCGCTCGTCGTCGTCGGCTTCACGGCGACCGGACACGGCCTCGTCGGCGACACCGTCGTCGAATCGGCCGTCGGGTACACCACGCTCACGCTGGTCCCCGGTCCGCTGTACGCCGTGCACGTACTCTACTCGTTCGTACTGAACGCAGCGGCGCTCGCGTTGCTCGCCCGACTCTTCGTCCGGTCGGAGGGCAAGTACCGCAAGCAGATCGTCGTGCTCGTGCTAGCGGGCCTCATCCCGCTCGCGAGCGCGCTTCCGGCGGTTCTCGGCTCCGGTTCCCCGCTCGACTTCACGCCGATGACGTTCTGGCTCAACAACGGCCTCATCCTCCTCGCGCTGCTGCGGTACCGCCTCCTGGACGCGGTCCCCGACGCACACACGCACCTGTTCGAACGACTCGACGACGGCATCGTCATCCTCGGCCCCGAGAGCCGCGTCGTCGAGATGAACCGCACGGCCTGCAGCGCCCTCGGATTCGAGCACGCTCCCGTCGGCGTGTCGGTCTCGGACGCACTCCCGCGAGCGCCGGCGGTGTGCGCGCTCCTCGACGGCGACGAGGACCACGTCGAACTCGTCGTCGACGAGGGGACCGACCGCCGAATCCTCGACACGACGGCGGCCGACGGCCCGAACGGAAGCACCATCGTGGTCCTCCGGGACATCACCGAACGCCGTCACGCCGAGCGGCAGTTCCGCGCGCTCATCGAGAACTCCCACGACATCGTCGTCGTACTCGACGCGGCGGCGGAGTTCGAGTACGTCAGTCCCTCGATGGAGACGGTGATGGGCTACGATCCCGACGAACACGTCGGTGAGAGTCCGTTCGACTATATCCATCCCGACGACCGCGAGCAGGCAATGTCGATTCTGCAGAGTGCGATGGTCTCCGGCACGCCCGAACGCGCGGAGTACCGGTACCGCCACGCCGACGGCTCCTGGCGGACGTTCGAGGCCGTCGGCGTCAGCCTGCTCGACGACCCGGCGGTGGAGGGAATCGTGATTAGCGCGCGTGACGTGACCGACCGTCACCAGTACGAGCAACGACTCCGCGTGCTGAATCGCGTTCTCCGACACGACCTGCGCAACGATATGAACGTCGTGCTCGGGTACGCGGACCTGCTCCACGAGGACCCGAGTACCCCGGAGGTGCGCAAGTACGCACAGAAGATTCACGACCGCGCCGCGTCGCTCGCTGACCTCGCCGACCGAACGCGGTTCGTCGACCGGACGCTCAACCGCGCGCGCGAGGAGTTCGGCGCAGTCGACGTCGCGAGACTGGTCGACGAGGAGCTCGCCGCCGCGCGCCGAACCCACCCCGATTCGACGTTCTCCGCCAGCGCCCCCGGCGAGCGCTGGATCCGCGGCGACGACCGGATCCGCGTCGCCGTCGGAAACCTCCTCGAGAACGCAGTCGAACACAGCGACCGGCAGTCACCCACCGTCGACGTCAGCGTCGACACCGTCGTCGACGACGGCGGGACGGTCGTCGAGATCTCCGTCGCCGACGACGGTCCCGGCATCCCGGACGAAGAGCGGAGCGTGCTCGAATCGGGCGTCGAGACGCCGCTCGAACACGGCAGCGGCGTCGGTCTCTGGCTCGCGAGTTGGATCGCCACCGAGGTCGACGGCGAACTCAGATTCGCCGAAAACGATCCGCGTGGAACCGTTGCCACGCTTTGCCTCCGCGGGGCGACGCCGGAGAGCGAGGAACACGAGGAGAGCGAGGGAGACGATGAAAACGAGGAGAGCGAAGAAACCGTCGGCAGCGCGTCTCAATCCGGAAACTAA
- a CDS encoding SRPBCC family protein: MTVRVTRTFEFDRPPEDVWAFIADPEKRAAAISVVEDYDVDPDDDRKATWHVALPIPVIRSTVPVETEDVARDAPRYVKFVGRSRALRVTGEHTVEETEGGSRLVNEFVVDGSLPGVERFFKRNFDRELDNLERALRREMAEAEN, encoded by the coding sequence ATGACTGTTCGGGTTACGCGGACCTTCGAGTTCGACCGACCTCCCGAAGACGTGTGGGCGTTCATCGCCGACCCCGAGAAGCGGGCGGCCGCGATAAGCGTCGTCGAGGACTACGACGTCGACCCCGACGACGACCGGAAGGCGACGTGGCATGTCGCGCTCCCCATCCCCGTCATCAGGTCGACCGTGCCCGTCGAGACCGAAGACGTCGCGCGCGACGCTCCCCGATACGTGAAGTTCGTCGGCCGCTCGCGGGCGCTGCGCGTCACCGGCGAGCACACCGTAGAGGAGACCGAAGGCGGTTCGCGTCTCGTCAACGAGTTCGTCGTCGACGGGAGCCTACCGGGCGTCGAACGCTTCTTCAAACGGAACTTCGATCGCGAACTCGACAACTTGGAACGCGCGCTGCGCCGCGAGATGGCCGAGGCGGAGAACTGA
- a CDS encoding acyl-CoA dehydrogenase family protein, with amino-acid sequence MDFELSAEHRMIRDSVREFCEEEIAPIAQEVENEHRFPAEVFEELGALDMMGVPISEEYGGLGGDQLMYALVTEELGRVSGGIGLSYAAHVSLGSKPIEMFGTEEQKERWLTPLASGKAMAAWALTEPGSGSDASDMDTMAVKEGDEYVLNGTKQFITNASVAGSVLVKAVTDPGEGYDGISTFIVDPEADDGFEVTTVWDKMGLNCSPTCEISLDDVRIPEDRLLGEEGEGWTQTMKTLDGGRISIAALSTGLAQGAYEAAKQYSGEREQFGQPIAKFDAIRDKVVDMYRKTERARLLTHKAAVRYDAGESVTTESALAKLDASEAAREVAEDAVQVLGGYGYTEDFAPQRFYRDAKLMEIGEGTSEIQHLVLGRQLGL; translated from the coding sequence ATGGACTTCGAACTCTCTGCGGAGCACCGGATGATTCGCGACAGCGTCCGGGAGTTCTGCGAGGAGGAGATCGCCCCCATCGCCCAGGAGGTCGAGAACGAACACCGCTTCCCCGCGGAGGTGTTCGAGGAACTCGGCGCACTCGACATGATGGGCGTCCCCATCTCCGAGGAGTACGGCGGCCTCGGCGGCGACCAGTTGATGTACGCGCTCGTCACCGAGGAACTCGGCCGCGTCTCCGGCGGCATCGGCCTCTCCTACGCCGCGCACGTCTCGCTCGGGTCGAAACCCATCGAGATGTTCGGCACCGAAGAGCAGAAAGAGCGGTGGCTGACGCCGCTGGCGTCAGGCAAGGCGATGGCCGCGTGGGCGCTCACCGAACCCGGCAGCGGCAGCGACGCCAGCGACATGGACACGATGGCCGTAAAGGAGGGCGACGAGTACGTCCTCAACGGGACGAAGCAGTTCATCACGAACGCCTCCGTCGCCGGCAGCGTGCTCGTGAAAGCCGTCACCGACCCCGGCGAGGGCTACGACGGCATCTCGACGTTCATCGTCGACCCCGAGGCCGACGACGGTTTCGAGGTGACGACCGTCTGGGACAAGATGGGGCTGAACTGCTCGCCGACCTGCGAGATCTCGCTGGACGACGTGCGCATCCCCGAAGACCGCCTGCTCGGCGAGGAAGGCGAGGGCTGGACGCAGACCATGAAGACGCTCGACGGCGGCCGCATCTCCATCGCCGCGCTCTCGACGGGGCTCGCGCAGGGCGCGTACGAGGCGGCGAAACAGTACTCGGGCGAGCGCGAGCAGTTCGGCCAACCCATCGCGAAGTTCGACGCCATCCGCGACAAGGTCGTCGACATGTACCGCAAGACCGAGCGCGCGCGCCTCCTGACGCACAAGGCGGCCGTCCGCTACGATGCGGGCGAGTCGGTGACGACGGAGTCGGCGCTGGCGAAACTCGACGCCAGCGAGGCCGCGCGAGAAGTCGCCGAGGACGCCGTGCAGGTGCTCGGCGGCTACGGCTACACCGAGGACTTCGCCCCGCAGCGCTTCTACCGCGACGCGAAACTGATGGAGATCGGCGAGGGGACCAGCGAGATTCAGCATCTCGTGCTCGGTCGGCAGCTCGGCCTCTGA
- a CDS encoding RIO1 family regulatory kinase/ATPase, whose amino-acid sequence MELRRLVRGRIDWDRLEGVVYALAERLDREEVHVRFLDADNWLSTPFVLDDEWFVKIISRQNSLVHAIFTTGRNLGAFSSGTEGFFEHFGTPYQMAEHELEATKRMREIGINAPEPVEALEIDGFGVVVLEYLPEFRPLDELDRERETELAPDLFAALKTLHDNGLAHGDLRGENVLILDGELYFIDATSVREDGRDDARSYDIACGLAALEPLIGAQETVDAALSAYSTEDVLAALEFLDFVNIRPDHDFDAAAVKGEIEKRAS is encoded by the coding sequence ATGGAACTCCGCCGTCTGGTCCGCGGCCGAATCGACTGGGACCGCCTCGAAGGAGTCGTCTACGCGCTCGCGGAGCGACTCGACCGAGAGGAGGTCCACGTCCGGTTTCTCGACGCGGACAACTGGCTGTCGACGCCGTTCGTCCTCGACGACGAGTGGTTCGTCAAGATAATCAGTCGACAGAACTCGCTGGTCCACGCCATCTTCACGACGGGCCGAAATCTCGGGGCGTTCTCCAGCGGCACCGAGGGCTTCTTCGAGCACTTCGGCACCCCCTACCAGATGGCCGAACACGAACTGGAGGCGACGAAGCGGATGCGCGAGATCGGCATCAACGCACCCGAACCCGTGGAGGCGCTCGAAATCGACGGCTTCGGCGTCGTCGTCCTCGAGTACCTCCCCGAGTTCCGCCCGCTCGACGAACTAGACCGCGAGCGGGAGACCGAACTCGCGCCGGATCTGTTCGCGGCGCTGAAGACGCTGCACGACAACGGTCTCGCTCACGGCGATTTACGGGGGGAAAACGTGCTCATCCTCGACGGCGAACTCTACTTCATCGACGCGACGAGCGTCCGCGAGGACGGCCGCGACGACGCCCGATCGTACGACATCGCCTGCGGATTGGCGGCGCTGGAACCGCTCATCGGCGCACAGGAGACCGTCGACGCCGCGCTCTCGGCGTACTCGACGGAGGACGTGCTCGCGGCGCTGGAGTTTCTGGACTTCGTCAACATCCGTCCGGACCACGACTTCGACGCCGCGGCGGTCAAAGGCGAGATCGAAAAACGCGCGTCGTAA
- a CDS encoding GNAT family N-acetyltransferase, producing the protein MPGPVFLRGERVELRTVEKRDLEFVQRLVNDPEVWSTLGASRPKNRQQELEWLESVGDDGDDQFLVCDDGDPVGLVGMHPNETWGKAELGYMISPEAWGNGYCTDAVRTVSRYAFEERRMHKVVAEAYDHNVGSQRVLEKAGFTLEGTHREEAYVGGEYRDLLHYGLLEDEFES; encoded by the coding sequence ATGCCCGGACCGGTCTTTCTGCGAGGTGAACGCGTCGAACTCCGGACCGTCGAGAAACGGGACCTCGAATTCGTCCAGCGACTCGTCAACGACCCTGAGGTGTGGTCGACGCTCGGAGCCTCGCGACCGAAAAATCGCCAACAGGAATTGGAGTGGCTCGAATCCGTCGGCGACGACGGCGACGACCAGTTTCTCGTCTGCGACGACGGCGACCCCGTCGGACTCGTCGGGATGCACCCGAACGAGACGTGGGGGAAAGCGGAGCTCGGCTACATGATTTCGCCGGAGGCATGGGGCAACGGCTACTGTACCGACGCCGTCCGAACCGTCTCGCGGTACGCGTTCGAGGAACGCCGCATGCACAAGGTCGTCGCTGAGGCCTACGACCACAACGTCGGCTCACAGCGCGTGTTAGAGAAGGCGGGGTTCACACTCGAAGGAACCCACCGCGAAGAGGCGTACGTCGGCGGCGAGTATCGGGATTTGCTGCACTACGGACTGCTCGAAGACGAGTTCGAGTCGTGA
- a CDS encoding aldehyde dehydrogenase family protein: MSQQTGGIYQHYIAGEWTSGEGEETFESTNPATGETLGEFQRGTEADVDRALTEAEDAFEEWRGLSYIKRAEYLWDIYHELRERTDELGEIVTKECGKEISEGKADVIEAYHMVEWAAGDARHPKGDVVPSEIPSKDAYMRRKPRGVVGCITPWNFPVAIPFWHMAVALVEGNTVVWKPAEQTPWCGQTIAEMFEDAGIPDGVFNMVQGFGDAGAAIVEDPRVDTVLFTGSAEVGHEIASKVGGEPGKLVAAEMGGKNNIVITEEADLDTAVHSAVMSSFKTTGQRCVSSERLVVHADVYDEFKERFVDIAEDVAVGDPLSENTFMGPLIEPEHKEKVSKYNELAEEEGVNVLVDRTELDESEIPDGHEDGNWVGPFVYEADPYDDLRCTHEEVFGPHVALLKYDGDIEEAVEIQNDTEYGLAGAIISENYRQINYFRDHAEVGLAYGNLPCIGAEVHLPFGGVKKSGNGYPSAREVIEAVTERTAWTLNNSDDIQMAQGLSADIKTKDD, from the coding sequence ATGAGTCAACAGACGGGCGGTATCTACCAGCACTACATCGCCGGAGAGTGGACTTCCGGCGAGGGAGAGGAGACGTTCGAGAGCACGAATCCAGCGACGGGCGAGACGCTCGGCGAGTTCCAGCGCGGCACCGAAGCGGACGTCGACCGCGCGCTCACCGAGGCGGAAGACGCGTTCGAGGAGTGGCGCGGCCTCTCGTATATCAAACGCGCGGAGTACCTCTGGGACATCTACCACGAACTCCGCGAGCGAACGGACGAACTCGGCGAAATCGTCACCAAAGAGTGCGGCAAGGAGATTTCTGAGGGCAAAGCCGACGTCATCGAGGCGTACCACATGGTCGAGTGGGCCGCCGGCGACGCCCGCCACCCGAAGGGCGACGTGGTTCCCTCTGAGATCCCGAGTAAGGACGCCTACATGCGTCGCAAGCCCCGCGGCGTCGTCGGCTGTATTACCCCGTGGAACTTCCCCGTCGCCATCCCCTTCTGGCACATGGCCGTCGCGCTCGTCGAGGGGAACACGGTCGTCTGGAAACCCGCCGAGCAGACGCCGTGGTGCGGCCAGACCATCGCCGAGATGTTCGAGGACGCCGGCATCCCCGACGGCGTGTTCAACATGGTACAGGGCTTCGGCGACGCCGGTGCGGCCATCGTCGAAGACCCGCGCGTCGACACCGTCCTCTTCACGGGGAGCGCCGAGGTCGGCCACGAAATCGCCTCGAAGGTCGGCGGCGAACCCGGCAAACTCGTCGCCGCCGAGATGGGCGGCAAGAACAACATCGTCATCACTGAAGAGGCGGACCTCGACACCGCCGTCCACTCCGCCGTGATGTCGTCGTTCAAGACGACCGGTCAGCGCTGCGTCTCCTCCGAGCGGCTCGTCGTCCACGCCGACGTCTACGACGAGTTCAAAGAGCGCTTCGTCGACATCGCCGAGGACGTCGCCGTCGGCGACCCGCTGAGCGAGAACACGTTCATGGGGCCGCTCATCGAGCCGGAACACAAAGAGAAGGTCTCGAAGTACAACGAGTTGGCCGAAGAGGAGGGCGTCAACGTCCTCGTCGACCGCACCGAACTCGATGAATCGGAGATTCCCGACGGCCACGAGGACGGCAACTGGGTCGGTCCGTTCGTCTACGAGGCTGACCCCTACGACGACCTGCGCTGCACGCACGAGGAAGTGTTCGGCCCGCACGTCGCGCTCCTGAAGTACGACGGCGACATCGAGGAGGCCGTCGAGATTCAGAACGACACCGAGTACGGCCTCGCGGGGGCCATCATCTCCGAGAACTACCGCCAGATAAACTACTTCCGCGACCACGCGGAGGTCGGCCTCGCCTACGGCAACCTGCCGTGCATCGGCGCGGAGGTCCACCTGCCGTTCGGCGGCGTCAAGAAATCCGGCAACGGGTACCCGAGCGCGCGCGAGGTCATCGAAGCGGTCACCGAGCGCACCGCGTGGACGCTGAACAACTCCGACGACATCCAGATGGCGCAGGGACTGTCGGCGGACATCAAGACGAAAGACGACTGA
- a CDS encoding DUF7123 family protein, producing the protein MTEYTDEEQRIIAYLRESVTRGERYFRAKNIAEAIGLSAKQVGSRLPRLAEKSEDVEIEKWGRARSTTWRVTRS; encoded by the coding sequence ATGACCGAGTACACCGACGAGGAACAGCGGATTATCGCCTACCTCCGGGAGAGCGTCACTCGCGGTGAGCGGTACTTCCGGGCGAAGAACATCGCCGAAGCCATCGGTCTCTCGGCGAAACAGGTCGGCTCCCGTCTCCCGCGACTCGCCGAGAAATCCGAGGACGTCGAGATCGAAAAGTGGGGCCGCGCGCGCTCGACGACGTGGCGAGTCACCCGCAGTTAA
- a CDS encoding DUF7525 family protein — MATQTSQTDMGIGVAMVFAMLTLVGAAVMLAGPGQLTKAWGFAGAMVAASLAIVAVHVYAD; from the coding sequence ATGGCAACGCAGACGTCTCAGACGGACATGGGCATCGGTGTCGCGATGGTGTTCGCGATGCTCACACTCGTCGGTGCGGCGGTGATGCTCGCCGGACCCGGACAGTTGACGAAGGCGTGGGGCTTCGCCGGCGCGATGGTCGCCGCGTCGCTGGCTATCGTCGCCGTGCACGTGTACGCCGACTGA
- a CDS encoding nitrilase-related carbon-nitrogen hydrolase: protein MRLSLAQLEQDAGSVDAALDAAEAAVEAAAADGADLVALPELFAVGYFAFESYARVAEGLDGPTFGRLRDMAADHDVGLLAGSHVEDLEASVDAGYDVPGDTGLANTTTFFDRDGSLRTTYRKHHLFGYESAEARLLTPGERLEPFEFDGFTVGTCTCYDLRFPELTRELVDRGVTLLLVPSAWPYPRVEHWQTLTRARAIENLWYLGAINGVGAFESATLLGRSTVYDPWGTPLSSAGDRPAHVTADLDPEEVTRVREEFPALADRR from the coding sequence ATGCGCCTCTCACTCGCCCAACTGGAACAGGACGCCGGAAGCGTCGACGCCGCGCTCGACGCCGCCGAGGCGGCCGTCGAAGCGGCGGCCGCCGACGGCGCGGACCTCGTTGCGCTCCCGGAACTGTTCGCGGTCGGCTACTTCGCGTTCGAGTCGTACGCACGGGTGGCCGAGGGACTGGACGGCCCGACGTTCGGCCGCCTCCGCGATATGGCGGCCGACCACGACGTCGGTCTGTTGGCCGGGAGCCACGTCGAGGACCTCGAAGCGAGCGTCGACGCGGGCTACGACGTCCCCGGCGACACCGGACTGGCGAACACGACGACCTTCTTCGACCGCGACGGTTCGCTGCGGACGACGTACCGGAAACACCACCTGTTCGGCTACGAGTCCGCCGAGGCGCGCCTGCTGACGCCCGGAGAACGGCTCGAACCGTTCGAGTTCGACGGCTTCACCGTCGGCACCTGTACCTGTTACGACCTGCGGTTCCCGGAACTGACGCGCGAACTCGTCGACAGAGGGGTCACGCTGTTGCTGGTACCGAGCGCGTGGCCGTACCCCCGCGTCGAACACTGGCAGACGCTGACGCGGGCGCGAGCCATCGAGAACCTCTGGTATCTCGGCGCGATAAACGGCGTCGGGGCGTTCGAGTCGGCGACGCTGCTCGGCCGCTCGACCGTCTACGACCCGTGGGGAACGCCGCTTTCGAGCGCCGGCGACCGACCTGCGCACGTCACGGCCGACCTCGACCCCGAGGAGGTGACGCGGGTTCGCGAGGAGTTCCCCGCGCTCGCCGACCGGCGCTGA
- the gfo6 gene encoding D-xylose 1-dehydrogenase Gfo6, whose product MHVHDYFDELTRRDWDTGADGTIRFAVVGVGGFARKAALPAIADADYAEATVLVTGSPERVGPAAEERGVEHVLTYEEYHDGAATDTYDAVYVATPNALHPEAIETAAVNGKAVISEKPLAATVEGAKRAVSVCEDADVPLMTAYRMQFDPVVRRLREFVGEGGIGDPLQLHGGFAFDVLGGSRGPDQWRLDADLAGGGALMDVGVYPLNTARYLLDADPVAVTATARGEGVFADVDERIAFQLEFPDGVTASFTAGFSGYPKSHLSVRGTDGHVELPDSAFGTEDPRRVAVSRGDVRAVVDGPETSEIREEFDYFAHAVLTGDDIGPDGEEGLRDVQVTAATYEAAETSERVEIRYS is encoded by the coding sequence ATGCACGTCCACGACTACTTCGACGAGTTGACGCGGCGCGACTGGGACACCGGTGCCGACGGCACCATCCGGTTCGCCGTCGTCGGCGTCGGCGGCTTCGCCCGCAAAGCCGCCCTCCCCGCCATCGCGGACGCCGACTACGCCGAGGCGACGGTGCTCGTCACGGGGTCGCCGGAGCGCGTCGGCCCCGCGGCCGAGGAACGCGGTGTCGAGCACGTCCTCACCTACGAGGAGTACCACGACGGGGCGGCGACCGACACGTACGACGCGGTTTACGTCGCCACGCCGAACGCACTCCACCCCGAGGCCATCGAGACGGCCGCCGTGAACGGGAAGGCGGTCATCTCCGAGAAGCCGCTGGCGGCGACGGTCGAGGGTGCGAAACGCGCCGTTTCGGTGTGCGAGGACGCCGACGTACCGCTGATGACCGCCTACCGGATGCAGTTCGACCCCGTCGTGCGTCGCCTCCGCGAGTTCGTCGGCGAGGGTGGTATCGGCGACCCGCTTCAACTGCACGGCGGGTTCGCTTTCGACGTGCTTGGCGGGAGTCGGGGACCCGACCAGTGGCGACTCGACGCCGACCTCGCGGGCGGCGGCGCGCTGATGGACGTCGGTGTCTACCCGCTGAACACGGCGCGCTACCTCCTCGACGCCGACCCGGTGGCAGTCACCGCGACGGCGCGCGGCGAGGGCGTCTTCGCCGATGTGGACGAGCGGATCGCGTTCCAACTGGAGTTCCCCGACGGCGTCACGGCCTCCTTTACCGCCGGGTTCTCAGGGTACCCCAAGAGCCACCTCTCGGTTCGGGGGACCGACGGCCACGTCGAACTGCCCGACTCCGCGTTCGGGACCGAGGACCCTCGCCGGGTAGCCGTCTCTCGGGGCGACGTTCGCGCGGTGGTCGACGGCCCCGAGACGAGCGAGATACGCGAGGAGTTCGACTACTTCGCGCACGCGGTGCTCACCGGCGACGACATCGGCCCGGACGGCGAGGAGGGGTTGCGAGACGTGCAGGTGACGGCCGCGACGTACGAGGCCGCAGAAACCAGTGAACGCGTCGAGATACGATACTCGTGA
- a CDS encoding DUF4112 domain-containing protein — protein sequence MDEHSLEDAPDTLDEPALKRIRAVATFLDESVRIPGIGYRIGADPILGALPVAGDLVSAAISMYIVAEAANLGVPLNKLIRMIANVAIDTVVGAVPVVGTLFDAVWKANVKNVELVEDHLESVAASAADDFDRDPVKIEIDEE from the coding sequence ATGGACGAACACTCCCTCGAAGACGCGCCCGACACGCTCGACGAACCCGCGCTGAAACGGATTCGTGCCGTGGCCACGTTCCTCGACGAGTCCGTGAGGATTCCGGGTATCGGTTACCGAATCGGAGCGGACCCGATTCTGGGCGCGCTCCCGGTCGCCGGTGACCTCGTCTCGGCGGCGATATCGATGTACATCGTCGCGGAGGCGGCGAACCTCGGGGTTCCGTTGAACAAACTCATCCGGATGATCGCCAACGTCGCCATCGATACCGTCGTCGGCGCGGTTCCGGTCGTCGGGACGCTGTTCGACGCGGTGTGGAAGGCGAACGTGAAGAACGTCGAGTTGGTCGAAGACCACCTCGAATCGGTCGCAGCATCCGCCGCCGACGACTTCGACCGAGATCCCGTCAAAATCGAAATCGACGAAGAGTAA